A stretch of the Lactuca sativa cultivar Salinas chromosome 9, Lsat_Salinas_v11, whole genome shotgun sequence genome encodes the following:
- the LOC111876391 gene encoding 3-hydroxy-3-methylglutaryl coenzyme A reductase 1: MDLRRRLPPRPPSTTFLNQQKAVTDGEDRSPSSTKAGVIDRSPSPVPKASDALPLPLYLTNGIFFTLFFSVAYYLLHRWRDKIRSSTPLHVVTLSELAAIVSLIASFIYLLGFFGIDFVQSFITTARGEEDSFVLEGEVEHHSEPKPRIMDPLPSLALASEEDEEIVKSVVCGSVSSYSLESQLGDCLRAASIRRQALERTTGRSLLGLPLEGLDYDSILGQCCEMPVGYVQIPVGIAGPLLLNGCEYMVPMATTEGCLVASTNRGCKAIFASGGATAILLKDGMTRAPVVRFATAERASQLKFFLEDAINFDTLSVVFNKSSRFGRLQNIQCSIAGKNLYIRFTCSTGDAMGMNMVSKGVQNVLDFLQNDFPDMDVIGISGNFCSDKKPAAVNWIEGRGKSVVCEAVISEEIVKKVLKTTVHGLVELNMLKNLTGSAIAGSLGGFNAHAANIVSAVFIATGQDPAQNIESSHCITMMEAVNNGKDLHISVTMPSIEVGTVGGGTQLASQSACLNLLGVKGASIGSPGSNARLLASVVAGSVLAGELSLMSAIAAGQLVKSHMKYNRSNRDMAAIASTV; encoded by the exons ATGGATCTCCGTCGTAGACTCCCTCCTAGACCTCCATCCACTACCTTCCTCAACCAACAGAAGGCTGTTACTGACGGTGAAGATCGGTCACCTTCCTCCACGAAGGCCGGTGTTATTGATCGCTCACCGTCGCCAGTTCCTAAAGCGTCGGATGCATTACCGCTTCCTCTTTACCTAACAAATGGCATTTTCTTCACTTTGTTCTTCTCTGTTGCCTACTACCTTCTTCACCGTTGGCGTGACAAGATCCGGTCGTCTACGCCGCTCCATGTCGTGACGCTCTCGGAGCTGGCCGCCATCGTCTCCCTCATTGCCTCGTTCATCTACCTTCTAGGGTTCTTTGGCATCGATTTCGTGCAATCCTTTATCACCACCGCACGTGGCGAAGAAGACAGTTTTGTGCTTGAAGGTGAAGTCGAACACCATTCTGAACCTAAACCTAGAATTATGGATCCACTGCCGTCTCTCGCTCTCGCGTCTGAAGAGGACGAGGAGATTGTGAAGTCTGTGGTTTGTGGATCGGTTTCGTCGTATTCTCTGGAGTCACAACTCGGGGACTGCCTTAGGGCTGCTTCGATTCGACGGCAGGCGTTGGAGAGAACAACGGGGAGGTCGTTGTTAGGATTACCCTTGGAAGGCTTGGATTATGACTCGATTTTAGGGCAGTGTTGCGAGATGCCTGTTGGTTATGTTCAGATACCCGTGGGAATCGCTGGCCCGTTGTTGTTGAATGGTTGTGAGTACATGGTGCCTATGGCAACCACCGAAGGGTGTTTGGTTGCAAGCACAAACAGAGGCTGTAAAGCTATTTTTGCATCCGGTGGAGCTACAGCGATTCTTTTGAAAGATGGAATGACGAGAGCACCTGTTGTAAGGTTTGCCACGGCGGAGAGAGCTTCACAACTCAAGTTCTTTCTTGAAGACGCCATCAATTTTGATACATTAAGCGTCGTTTTCAATAA ATCAAGCAGATTCGGCAGGCTCCAAAACATTCAATGCTCAATCgctgggaaaaatctgtacatcaGATTCACTTGCAGCACAGGTGATGCTATGGGAATGAACATGGTATCAAAGGGTGTCCAAAACGTGTTAGACTTTCTTCAAAATGATTTCCCAGACATGGATGTGATTGGCATATCTG GAAACTTTTGCTCGGACAAAAAACCTGCTGCCGTGAACTGGATCGAAGGGCGTGGGAAGTCTGTTGTTTGTGAAGCAGTGATCAGTGAAGAGATTGTGAAAAAAGTTCTTAAAACAACAGTTCATGGTCTTGTAGAACTTAACATGCTCAAGAACTTAACTGGTTCAGCCATTGCTGGTTCTCTTGGTGGCTTCAATGCCCATGCCGCCAATATTGTGTCTGCAGTCTTCATAGCCACTGGTCAAGATCCTGCCCAAAACATTGAGAGCTCCCACTGCATAACCATGATGGAGGCTGTCAATAATGGAAAAGACCTCCACATATCCGTTACTATGCCTTCAATTGAG GTTGGTACGGTTGGAGGAGGGACACAGCTGGCATCACAGTCAGCATGTCTGAACCTACTTGGAGTGAAGGGTGCAAGCATTGGGTCACCGGGGTCAAATGCGAGGCTGTTGGCGAGTGTGGTTGCTGGTTCGGTTTTGGCAGGTGAGCTGTCGCTGATGTCAGCAATAGCAGCGGGACAGCTGGTTAAGAGCCACATGAAATACAATAGATCAAACAGGGATATGGCAGCAATTGCATCAACTGTTTGA